The following are encoded together in the Oscillatoria sp. FACHB-1407 genome:
- a CDS encoding GmrSD restriction endonuclease domain-containing protein, which translates to MATTQKIHSLIDDIQKNRYFLPEFQRGFRWNSEQVKKYFQSLYRGYPTGAFLVWKAEIPSKIKGTNPSEENTFTRLILDGQQRLTTLYTLLKGFPPNWIEGKPPRTDLYFNLDTEEFQYFTQTLMSGKKEWIAVADLLQKGAGGYIANAATINPELSVYLVTQLERLNRLDNIKNYEYYIQEVEQQDPMQVVEIFNLVNSAGTPLSDSDLALALITGRWEDCKDKMRAAAEKYSKVNFHFNLDFFTRCISVIATSRGVFDNVSALSRDDLINAWNKTEKSLDYLVNVLPQHGYIDDTTFLSTPYVFFPLIYYISNNNFKFPDTQTRDKFLYWVYNALMWGRYSSSSESALDRDVRILKETNSVDELIKMVALVRGGNLDVTEADLELQGVRSRLYQIFYILVRRNGAADWADPSLPLYNNIIGRTYSIERHHIFPKSKLYKIFSSSSSYDKSLVNELANIALITSATNHSIFNNDPSAYLPNIDANQLRCQFVPVEPELWTMSRDGYLAFIKERRRLLALGINSFLNELYQGKSTIHVSRDVDQWRQRLEEVELAIRQLILDVAAEHEEDIEPKSYIPHHFVAKVDGRAQKYLRDNPSEDPEEFKSLEKQLQFFDISEYCELMISSSNWQYFEPYFGSKGAVQSRFTQLQNLRNTLAHNRDLTDVIIKDGEAAILWFSSILRKYSLAAA; encoded by the coding sequence ATGGCAACCACCCAGAAAATTCACTCTCTTATTGACGATATTCAGAAAAACCGCTACTTTCTCCCAGAGTTTCAGCGGGGTTTTCGATGGAATTCAGAGCAGGTTAAGAAGTATTTTCAATCACTCTATCGTGGATATCCTACAGGGGCTTTCCTAGTTTGGAAAGCTGAAATCCCTTCTAAAATTAAAGGCACTAATCCTTCTGAGGAAAACACGTTTACCCGCTTGATTTTAGATGGGCAACAGCGCCTCACGACCCTTTACACCCTACTCAAAGGCTTTCCTCCCAACTGGATTGAGGGAAAACCGCCCAGAACAGACCTTTACTTCAATCTAGACACTGAGGAGTTTCAATACTTTACCCAAACTCTAATGAGTGGGAAGAAGGAGTGGATCGCTGTAGCTGACTTGTTACAGAAAGGGGCTGGTGGCTACATTGCCAACGCAGCCACTATCAATCCAGAACTCTCTGTATACCTCGTGACGCAATTAGAGCGTTTGAACCGACTCGACAACATCAAAAATTACGAATACTACATTCAGGAAGTTGAACAGCAAGACCCTATGCAAGTGGTTGAGATCTTCAACCTCGTTAACAGTGCTGGCACGCCTCTATCTGATTCAGATTTGGCATTAGCGTTGATAACAGGACGATGGGAAGATTGCAAAGACAAAATGCGTGCTGCTGCTGAAAAATATAGTAAGGTCAACTTCCACTTCAATTTAGATTTTTTTACTCGTTGTATTTCTGTCATCGCCACATCTCGCGGGGTTTTTGACAACGTTTCAGCATTAAGCAGAGATGACTTAATCAATGCCTGGAATAAAACCGAGAAGTCTTTAGATTATTTGGTGAATGTCCTCCCACAGCATGGATACATTGATGACACTACATTCTTAAGTACACCGTATGTCTTCTTTCCACTGATCTATTACATTTCCAATAACAACTTCAAATTCCCAGACACCCAGACTCGTGATAAGTTTCTCTACTGGGTCTACAACGCATTAATGTGGGGACGGTATAGCAGTAGTTCTGAGTCAGCCCTGGATAGGGATGTTCGGATTTTGAAGGAAACAAACTCAGTCGATGAGTTAATCAAGATGGTTGCCCTGGTTCGAGGGGGTAATCTTGATGTCACTGAAGCTGACCTTGAACTGCAAGGTGTTAGAAGCCGTCTATATCAGATTTTCTATATTCTTGTCCGCCGTAATGGAGCCGCTGATTGGGCTGATCCCTCACTACCGTTGTACAACAACATCATAGGGCGTACTTACTCCATTGAGCGACACCATATTTTCCCCAAGAGCAAACTCTACAAAATCTTCAGTTCCAGTTCCTCCTACGACAAGAGTCTCGTTAACGAGTTAGCCAATATTGCCCTGATCACCTCAGCTACAAATCACAGCATCTTTAACAATGACCCTTCAGCCTATTTACCGAATATTGATGCTAATCAACTGCGATGCCAATTTGTTCCGGTTGAACCTGAATTGTGGACAATGAGCCGGGATGGATACCTGGCTTTCATTAAAGAGCGTAGAAGACTGTTGGCACTGGGCATTAACAGCTTTCTTAACGAGCTTTATCAAGGCAAATCTACCATTCATGTTTCACGAGATGTAGACCAATGGCGGCAGCGCCTTGAGGAGGTAGAACTTGCGATTCGCCAATTAATCCTAGATGTCGCCGCAGAACACGAGGAAGACATTGAGCCGAAATCTTACATTCCACACCACTTTGTTGCAAAGGTTGATGGTAGAGCACAGAAATACCTGAGAGATAACCCCTCCGAAGATCCAGAAGAATTCAAATCATTGGAGAAGCAATTGCAATTCTTCGACATCTCTGAATATTGCGAATTAATGATTAGCAGTAGCAATTGGCAGTATTTTGAACCATACTTTGGCAGCAAAGGGGCGGTTCAGAGCCGCTTCACTCAGCTTCAGAATTTGAGAAATACGCTCGCACATAATCGGGATTTAACCGATGTGATTATAAAAGATGGGGAAGCAGCAATTCTTTGGTTTTCCAGCATTCTGAGAAAGTACTCTCTAGCTGCTGCGTAA
- a CDS encoding SNF2-related protein → MTFQTGDFVNHVTLGSGEVILDRGATVIVRFEHGIEECEIISIRSSITLQQVIEEGNWQAPLPVILRGLAATIDSLNDRWSVFSRSRVKLLPHQLWVCRKVLERWPFRWLIADDVGLGKTIEAGLILWPLVSRKIVQRVLILAPASLVEQWVLRLREMFDLRFTPYTTEADTPRNGFWETHNQVVASLQTLRDDRRGRHDRLLSSPPWDLVIVDEAHHLNADEVNGITLSFKLLQKLNEFQKLKSIVFFTGTPHRGKDYSFLALLKLLRPDVFEDPKQPLEIYLSALRDVMIRNNKQNVTDLHGRLLFNGVKTQVVTYHYSDQEAKFYDTLTQFILEGYTYASSLDGFEGRAVNLVLSALQKLASSSVAAVRSALQKRLQSLKSQQNELDQLKALRQQLKTILAQVDTSDRSEDDVSALDERIVELSVALSLMENEEEYLTKLVDLSNAIKFETRIQRILDLLKGDFAERSVLFFTEYKATQSLLINALIQHYGGTAVTFINGDQEVHNVNGKTLRCPRERAIQLFNEGEARFLVSTEAAGEGVDLQQNCYTLIHVDIPWNPMRLHQRVGRLYRYGQTHKVEVVTLRNPDTIEATIWERLEEKMQRIQLALSGVMEESEDLFPVVLGMTSPSVWTELFSEAPTVPRETLNSWFDSKTTRFGGQDALQTVRDLVGHCASFDYRELAGQLLEVDLPALRPFFTGMLMHNHRQAKFTEDGLSFRTPEVWTGIGIKPNYSGLVFDRDFRGSDANQRILGIGHPLLDRALEQARSLEEAAALLPSELLPNPLVLLSVTDRVTESSGSIRAVIVGVEFTNIPILRHDYEVLTLLNTLMKPLLRRIEPGGNPAIPPETLKNWLLKAEQLVGSNITELDLPFRVPDVKALVILCPESLAMKDLVELQ, encoded by the coding sequence ATGACATTTCAAACAGGTGATTTTGTAAACCATGTTACCCTCGGTTCAGGTGAAGTCATCCTTGATCGGGGTGCAACTGTTATAGTTCGATTTGAGCATGGTATTGAGGAATGCGAGATCATTTCGATCCGCAGTTCAATAACTCTTCAGCAAGTTATTGAAGAAGGAAATTGGCAAGCTCCTCTTCCTGTAATTTTACGTGGTTTGGCTGCAACTATCGACTCTCTCAACGATCGCTGGAGCGTCTTCTCCCGTTCACGTGTCAAGTTACTTCCCCATCAGCTTTGGGTATGCCGTAAGGTTTTGGAGCGTTGGCCCTTCCGTTGGTTAATTGCGGATGATGTAGGTTTGGGAAAGACGATTGAAGCTGGGTTGATTCTTTGGCCCCTTGTTTCGCGAAAGATTGTCCAACGTGTTCTAATACTTGCTCCAGCTTCATTGGTTGAACAGTGGGTTTTACGCTTACGCGAGATGTTTGATTTACGCTTCACACCCTACACAACTGAAGCTGATACACCTCGTAATGGTTTTTGGGAAACTCACAACCAGGTAGTAGCTTCATTACAAACTCTCCGTGATGATCGACGCGGGCGTCACGATCGCCTGCTTTCCTCGCCCCCCTGGGATTTAGTTATTGTTGATGAAGCCCATCATCTCAATGCTGATGAGGTCAACGGCATCACTCTCAGCTTCAAACTATTGCAGAAGTTAAACGAGTTTCAAAAGCTTAAGTCAATAGTATTTTTTACAGGTACGCCACACCGGGGTAAGGACTATAGTTTTCTGGCACTACTAAAGCTGCTACGTCCTGATGTTTTCGAAGATCCAAAACAACCATTAGAAATATATTTATCGGCGTTACGAGATGTGATGATCCGAAACAACAAACAAAACGTCACTGACCTACATGGTCGCCTGTTATTTAATGGTGTAAAGACTCAGGTCGTAACATACCATTACTCTGATCAGGAAGCTAAGTTCTATGATACTTTGACCCAATTCATCTTAGAGGGTTACACTTACGCTTCGTCACTTGATGGATTTGAAGGACGTGCCGTAAATTTAGTTCTTTCTGCTTTGCAGAAGTTAGCATCAAGTTCAGTCGCAGCGGTACGGTCAGCATTACAAAAGCGGCTTCAAAGTCTTAAATCTCAACAGAACGAGTTAGACCAACTCAAAGCCTTACGACAGCAGTTAAAGACAATCCTTGCTCAAGTAGATACGAGCGATCGGTCTGAAGATGATGTTAGTGCTTTGGACGAACGCATTGTTGAACTTTCTGTTGCTTTATCTCTTATGGAGAATGAGGAAGAGTACCTTACAAAACTGGTTGATCTCTCCAACGCTATTAAATTTGAAACTCGCATTCAGCGCATCCTTGATTTACTCAAGGGAGATTTCGCTGAACGGTCGGTACTGTTTTTTACAGAGTATAAGGCAACCCAATCCTTATTAATAAATGCTTTGATTCAGCATTATGGCGGAACTGCTGTAACCTTCATCAACGGGGATCAGGAAGTTCACAATGTTAATGGTAAAACCTTACGATGTCCAAGGGAAAGGGCCATTCAGTTATTCAATGAAGGGGAAGCCCGATTCTTGGTGTCTACAGAAGCAGCTGGTGAAGGGGTAGACTTACAGCAGAATTGTTACACGCTAATTCATGTTGACATTCCATGGAACCCAATGCGACTTCATCAGCGCGTTGGGCGCTTGTACCGCTATGGTCAAACTCATAAAGTTGAGGTAGTGACACTTCGCAACCCTGATACTATTGAGGCAACTATCTGGGAGCGACTTGAAGAGAAGATGCAGCGCATCCAACTCGCCCTTAGTGGTGTTATGGAGGAAAGTGAGGATCTTTTTCCCGTGGTATTGGGCATGACATCTCCTTCAGTTTGGACAGAGTTGTTTTCTGAAGCCCCAACAGTGCCTAGAGAAACCTTAAATTCATGGTTTGATAGCAAAACTACTCGCTTTGGAGGTCAAGATGCTTTGCAAACTGTGCGTGATTTAGTTGGGCATTGTGCGAGCTTTGATTACAGAGAATTGGCTGGACAGCTGTTAGAAGTAGATCTGCCTGCATTACGCCCTTTTTTCACAGGAATGTTGATGCATAATCACCGTCAAGCCAAATTTACAGAAGACGGTTTGAGTTTTCGTACGCCTGAAGTTTGGACCGGAATTGGAATCAAACCCAACTATAGTGGCTTAGTATTTGATCGCGATTTCAGAGGCAGTGATGCTAATCAGCGTATTCTTGGCATAGGACATCCTTTATTAGATCGAGCGCTTGAGCAAGCACGATCATTGGAAGAGGCAGCAGCTTTACTGCCATCTGAGCTTCTACCTAATCCACTTGTTTTACTAAGCGTTACAGATCGTGTGACTGAAAGTAGTGGCTCTATTCGAGCAGTTATTGTTGGTGTTGAATTTACAAATATTCCAATATTGCGCCATGATTACGAAGTCTTAACTCTCCTAAATACGTTGATGAAACCATTACTGAGACGAATTGAGCCAGGTGGAAACCCAGCAATTCCACCAGAAACATTGAAGAACTGGTTGCTCAAAGCTGAACAATTAGTTGGCAGTAATATCACTGAGCTAGACTTGCCATTCCGCGTTCCAGATGTCAAGGCGTTAGTAATTCTCTGCCCTGAAAGTTTAGCTATGAAAGATCTGGTGGAATTACAGTGA